A single region of the Acidobacteriota bacterium genome encodes:
- a CDS encoding VOC family protein: MKYLHTMVRVHSLEEALDFYCGKLGMVELRRFDSEQGRFTLVFLAAPSDVELARERTAPLLELTYNWDPEDYTGGRNFGHLAFEVEDIYGTCRSLQEQGVVINRPPRDGRMAFIRSPDGISIELLQAGGSLPVEEPWASMPNEGTW; the protein is encoded by the coding sequence ATGAAGTACCTGCACACGATGGTCCGGGTCCACAGCCTGGAGGAGGCGCTCGACTTCTACTGCGGCAAGCTGGGGATGGTCGAACTGCGCCGCTTCGACAGCGAGCAGGGACGGTTCACGCTCGTGTTTCTGGCCGCGCCTTCGGATGTGGAGCTCGCGCGCGAGCGGACCGCGCCGCTTCTGGAACTGACCTACAACTGGGACCCCGAGGACTACACCGGGGGCCGGAACTTCGGTCACCTGGCCTTCGAGGTCGAGGACATCTACGGCACCTGCCGCTCGCTCCAGGAGCAGGGCGTCGTGATCAACCGGCCGCCCCGGGACGGCCGCATGGCGTTCATCCGGTCGCCGGACGGCATCTCGATCGAGCTCCTGCAGGCCGGCGGCTCCCTGCCGGTCGAGGAGCCCTGGGCCTCGATGCCAAACGAAGGTACCTGGTAG
- a CDS encoding DUF6165 family protein, giving the protein MGTVLQVEVSAGELIDKITILEIKAERIADPDKVANVQRELRSLTAARSEALPSSPELDELTAELRRINERLWEIEDDIRDCERKREFGERFIELARAVYRTNDRRAAAKRSINELLGSELVEEKDYAAY; this is encoded by the coding sequence GTGGGCACCGTGCTGCAGGTCGAGGTATCGGCGGGCGAACTGATCGACAAGATCACGATCCTCGAGATCAAGGCCGAACGGATCGCCGACCCGGACAAGGTCGCGAACGTCCAGCGCGAACTCCGGAGCCTGACGGCTGCGCGCAGCGAAGCGCTGCCGAGCTCCCCGGAACTGGACGAGTTGACCGCGGAACTGCGCCGGATCAACGAGCGGCTGTGGGAGATCGAGGACGACATCCGCGACTGCGAACGGAAGCGCGAGTTCGGCGAACGCTTCATCGAACTCGCCCGGGCGGTCTACCGCACGAACGACCGGCGCGCCGCCGCCAAGCGGAGCATCAACGAACTGCTGGGCTCGGAACTGGTCGAAGAGAAGGACTACGCGGCCTACTGA
- a CDS encoding glycosyltransferase, producing the protein MTERPLRWLFFYDCIYPESLGGVEHRNYELARELGRLGHEVVLSGWAESPAEPHPNVRVQPVARASRRYLTRGRRSGLEAMLLASQVRRIPLEGIDIVETANIPYLHLPLLARRCRRRRIPLLVTWHEHWGRYWRQHRPPGRFGPGMWRFYALCERLSLRFGTQAVAVSQLTAGRVSAVRGEAVDVIPNGIPFERIRALAADADTAAPPLVYAGRLIPEKRVDLLLDATARLAATDTGRGLVSERGALLRIIGGGPAEDDIRAHIERKSLTRVVDFAGRLPENEDVWRAVAGAAVAVQPSAREGFGLFPLEAMAAGVPVVHCRSANSAVSELVRDGRDGWEVEPDARELAALLERLLDARARLAAASNSAVERAAGYDWRKVAAQVVEAGSELVRRERT; encoded by the coding sequence ATGACCGAACGCCCCCTGCGCTGGCTGTTCTTCTACGACTGCATCTACCCGGAATCGCTCGGCGGCGTCGAGCACCGGAACTACGAGCTGGCGCGGGAACTCGGGCGGCTCGGCCACGAGGTCGTGCTGTCGGGGTGGGCCGAGTCTCCTGCCGAGCCCCACCCCAACGTCCGCGTCCAGCCGGTGGCCAGGGCGAGTCGGCGCTACCTGACCCGCGGTCGCCGATCGGGTCTCGAAGCGATGCTGCTCGCCTCCCAGGTGCGCAGGATTCCGCTCGAAGGCATCGACATCGTCGAGACCGCGAACATCCCGTACCTGCACCTGCCCCTGCTCGCCCGCCGCTGCCGGCGCCGGCGCATTCCGCTGCTCGTCACCTGGCACGAACACTGGGGACGCTACTGGCGACAGCACCGGCCTCCGGGGCGGTTCGGCCCCGGCATGTGGCGGTTCTACGCTCTCTGCGAACGCCTGTCGCTCCGCTTCGGTACGCAGGCGGTAGCGGTCAGCCAGCTCACCGCCGGCCGCGTATCGGCGGTGCGCGGCGAAGCCGTCGATGTGATCCCGAACGGCATTCCGTTCGAGAGGATTCGCGCCCTCGCGGCCGACGCGGACACGGCCGCTCCGCCCCTGGTCTACGCCGGCCGGCTGATCCCTGAGAAGCGGGTCGACCTGCTGCTCGACGCAACGGCGAGACTCGCGGCCACCGACACTGGCCGCGGGCTCGTCAGCGAACGCGGTGCCCTGCTCCGGATCATCGGCGGCGGCCCGGCGGAAGACGACATTCGCGCCCACATCGAGCGCAAGAGCCTCACCCGCGTCGTCGACTTCGCCGGCAGGCTGCCCGAGAACGAGGACGTCTGGCGCGCGGTCGCCGGTGCCGCCGTCGCGGTGCAACCCTCTGCCCGCGAAGGCTTCGGACTCTTCCCGCTGGAAGCGATGGCCGCCGGCGTACCCGTGGTCCACTGCCGCTCCGCCAACAGCGCGGTGTCCGAACTGGTCCGCGACGGCCGGGACGGCTGGGAAGTCGAACCCGACGCGCGCGAGCTGGCCGCCCTGCTGGAACGGCTGCTCGATGCGCGCGCGCGACTTGCCGCCGCTTCGAACTCGGCCGTCGAGCGCGCGGCCGGCTACGACTGGCGGAAAGTGGCCGCCCAGGTCGTCGAAGCGGGAAGCGAGCTGGTCCGGCGTGAGCGGACCTGA
- a CDS encoding murein transglycosylase A — protein sequence MRIALLVALGWALVATVLAIGPERITGWLGVPGAAEAPAPPDAEAIAVYGPPVEVATLPGWADDDVSEAVPALLRSCDRLLVQPADRPHQPVELGGTPADWRAFCGALRGLGDAAGEQEVRAVIEREVVAVPLSRADVDAAGGRPGEGSGWSRRIGLFTGYFEPLLHGSRRRSARYRVPLYMQPPDLISVDLGRFRDDLRGRRVAGRVQGRSLEPYDDREAITAGSLVGRGLELVWVDDAIDAFFLHIQGSGRIALDDGSSFRVGYAAQNGHPYHAIGRTLVDWGELTLEEVSLQSIDAWLREHPDRAGEVMTTNDSYVFFREIRGEGPVGAQGVALTAERSLAVDRQHIPLGVPVWLDAMIPAAAADASDERRQWLLVAQDVGGAIRGAVRGDVFWGAGERARAIAGRMAHRGRYWALAPRSLVSPP from the coding sequence ATGCGGATCGCCTTGCTCGTCGCCTTGGGCTGGGCGTTGGTGGCGACCGTCCTGGCGATCGGACCTGAACGGATCACGGGATGGCTGGGGGTGCCCGGGGCAGCCGAGGCGCCGGCACCGCCCGACGCTGAGGCGATTGCCGTCTACGGGCCGCCGGTCGAGGTCGCTACGCTGCCGGGCTGGGCCGATGACGATGTGTCGGAGGCCGTGCCGGCTTTGCTCAGGAGTTGCGATCGACTGCTGGTGCAGCCTGCGGACCGGCCGCACCAGCCGGTCGAGCTGGGCGGCACGCCTGCCGACTGGCGGGCCTTCTGCGGCGCACTGCGCGGCTTGGGCGATGCGGCCGGCGAGCAGGAGGTCCGCGCGGTCATCGAGCGCGAGGTGGTCGCTGTGCCGCTTTCCCGAGCCGACGTGGACGCGGCCGGCGGCCGGCCGGGCGAAGGCTCTGGCTGGTCGCGCCGGATCGGCCTCTTCACGGGCTACTTCGAGCCTCTGCTGCACGGCAGCCGCCGTCGCAGCGCGCGCTACAGGGTGCCGCTCTACATGCAGCCCCCGGACCTCATATCGGTCGACCTGGGGCGGTTCCGGGATGATCTGCGGGGACGCCGCGTGGCCGGGAGGGTCCAGGGGCGAAGCCTGGAGCCCTACGACGACCGCGAGGCGATCACGGCCGGTTCGCTCGTCGGCCGCGGACTCGAGCTGGTCTGGGTCGACGACGCGATCGACGCCTTCTTCCTCCACATCCAGGGTTCAGGGAGGATCGCACTCGACGACGGCTCCAGCTTCCGGGTCGGCTACGCGGCACAGAACGGCCACCCGTACCACGCGATCGGCCGCACCCTGGTCGACTGGGGCGAGTTGACGCTGGAAGAAGTGTCGCTGCAGTCGATCGATGCCTGGCTGCGGGAGCATCCCGACCGCGCCGGCGAGGTCATGACGACGAACGACTCCTATGTCTTCTTTCGCGAGATCCGCGGCGAGGGCCCGGTCGGCGCCCAGGGCGTCGCCCTGACCGCGGAGCGTTCCCTGGCGGTCGACCGTCAGCACATTCCGCTCGGCGTTCCCGTCTGGCTCGATGCGATGATCCCGGCCGCGGCCGCCGACGCTTCCGACGAGCGCCGCCAGTGGCTCCTCGTGGCTCAGGACGTCGGCGGCGCGATCCGGGGCGCGGTGCGCGGCGACGTCTTCTGGGGCGCCGGCGAACGGGCGCGCGCGATTGCGGGGCGCATGGCGCACCGGGGCCGCTACTGGGCGCTGGCGCCGCGAAGTCTGGTGTCACCGCCGTAA
- a CDS encoding homoserine O-acetyltransferase, producing METVRNLQPTDASGGIGVVETRFEHFDEPLELRCGDTLSGFTLAWEQYGELNAERDNVVLLFHALTGSHHAAGTNHGVPGLGDAWTDEMVVGWWHEFIGPGRAIDTDHFCVICVNYIGGCYGSTGPLSIDPATGERWGPSFPRVRFSDSVRAAMRLVDRLGIDVLHAGIGPSTGGMAVLDLAVMFPERVRNVVVVAAGMEVTPLQRIHNFEQIQAIANDPRFDDGDYPPGTELEGMKIARQINHKTFVSLRTLRRRARNMVAEASGVPWYGVNHPIESYMRHQGRKFAARFDANSYLRILDAWSQFDLAAAAGVGSLQDAFERCRDQRFLIFSINSDVCYYPEEQGELMATLEEAGVSCMRIIVHSDKGHDSFLLEPALYHPHLTFLLEGRGSWP from the coding sequence ATGGAGACGGTTCGCAACCTGCAGCCGACGGATGCCAGCGGCGGCATCGGCGTCGTCGAGACCCGGTTCGAGCACTTCGACGAACCGCTCGAACTCCGTTGCGGCGACACGCTGTCCGGGTTCACCCTGGCCTGGGAACAGTACGGCGAACTGAACGCCGAGCGCGACAACGTCGTGCTCCTGTTCCACGCCCTGACCGGCAGCCACCACGCCGCGGGTACGAACCACGGGGTACCCGGGTTGGGCGACGCCTGGACCGACGAGATGGTCGTTGGCTGGTGGCACGAGTTCATCGGACCAGGGCGCGCGATCGACACCGACCACTTCTGCGTCATCTGCGTCAACTACATCGGCGGCTGCTACGGATCGACGGGCCCGCTGTCGATCGACCCGGCCACCGGCGAGCGTTGGGGCCCGTCCTTCCCGCGGGTGCGTTTCTCCGACTCGGTGCGCGCCGCGATGCGCCTCGTCGACCGGCTGGGAATCGACGTGCTGCACGCAGGGATCGGACCCTCGACCGGCGGCATGGCGGTTCTCGATCTCGCGGTCATGTTCCCGGAACGGGTGCGCAACGTCGTCGTGGTCGCCGCCGGCATGGAGGTGACGCCGCTCCAGCGGATCCACAACTTCGAGCAGATCCAGGCGATCGCCAACGATCCGCGGTTCGACGACGGCGACTACCCGCCGGGTACGGAACTCGAGGGGATGAAGATCGCGCGCCAGATCAACCACAAGACGTTCGTCTCGCTGCGCACGTTGCGACGGCGGGCACGGAACATGGTTGCCGAGGCGTCGGGCGTCCCATGGTACGGCGTGAACCACCCGATCGAGTCCTACATGAGGCATCAGGGCCGGAAGTTCGCGGCCCGGTTCGACGCCAACTCCTACCTGCGGATTCTCGACGCCTGGAGCCAGTTCGATCTGGCCGCGGCCGCCGGCGTCGGCTCACTTCAGGACGCCTTCGAGCGCTGCCGGGACCAGCGCTTCCTCATCTTTTCGATCAACTCTGACGTCTGCTACTACCCCGAGGAGCAGGGCGAACTGATGGCCACGCTGGAGGAAGCCGGTGTCAGTTGCATGAGAATCATCGTCCACTCCGACAAGGGGCACGACTCGTTCCTGCTGGAACCGGCGCTGTACCACCCGCATCTGACCTTCCTGCTGGAGGGTCGGGGTTCCTGGCCGTAG
- a CDS encoding outer membrane beta-barrel protein, with translation MRNGTASGGRASLAVAAALAFFLAVAGAGSATAQDRGAAGGGPGPYVGVFAGWGALDVRLLDEDGFTAADSRPGRTFDYDDAAYPVGVVAGWEFVPRRTAIRVELDGFVGGLPEAARQVDPVGLDETAASELRWAVTARVGVRRSLGRAAAFLSGGVAAAGISASFTDLDLGPDGRMAVDRDDSFAGRSTRVGWVAGAGLEMPFGDAWTLRFEAMRMDFGETVDEAPNVTGVNAGVCGPGGLPSPCEYRIDHRFDLARLVVVRRLGR, from the coding sequence ATGAGAAACGGCACGGCGTCGGGCGGCCGCGCGTCGCTGGCGGTCGCTGCGGCTCTGGCGTTCTTCCTGGCTGTCGCCGGCGCGGGCTCCGCGACGGCCCAGGATCGCGGCGCGGCAGGCGGCGGGCCGGGCCCCTATGTCGGTGTGTTCGCCGGCTGGGGTGCTCTGGACGTCCGGCTCCTCGACGAGGACGGCTTCACGGCGGCGGACAGCCGCCCGGGCCGGACCTTCGACTACGACGACGCCGCATACCCGGTCGGCGTGGTCGCGGGTTGGGAGTTCGTGCCGCGACGCACGGCGATCCGCGTCGAGCTGGACGGCTTCGTCGGCGGCTTGCCGGAGGCGGCCCGCCAGGTGGATCCAGTGGGGCTGGACGAAACAGCGGCCTCGGAGTTGCGCTGGGCGGTGACGGCGCGGGTCGGAGTCCGGAGGTCCCTTGGCCGCGCCGCCGCTTTCCTCAGCGGCGGTGTGGCGGCGGCCGGGATCTCCGCTTCGTTCACGGACCTCGACCTGGGCCCGGACGGGCGCATGGCCGTGGATCGGGACGATTCCTTCGCCGGCCGATCGACGCGGGTCGGCTGGGTCGCCGGCGCCGGCCTCGAGATGCCGTTCGGCGACGCCTGGACGCTCCGTTTCGAAGCGATGCGCATGGACTTCGGCGAGACGGTCGACGAGGCTCCGAACGTGACGGGCGTCAACGCCGGCGTCTGTGGCCCAGGCGGGCTACCGAGCCCGTGCGAGTACCGGATCGACCATCGGTTCGACCTGGCCCGGCTGGTCGTGGTGCGTCGTCTCGGCCGCTGA
- a CDS encoding NAD-dependent epimerase/dehydratase family protein → MTRVLIAGIDGYLGWPLAQYLTARGHEVSGIDAGFRREWVAEMGGRSALPVASVEERLDAFESAYDRCPHLVQGDLTDKDVVYRLFEDVRPEAIVHLGECPSAPYSMIDADHAIWVQRNNIEGTMNVLYAMRDLAPKAHLVKLGTMGEYGTPNLDIPEGFFEIEYRGRHDRLPFPRQAGSWYHWSKVHDSNNVMFACRIFGLRATDVMQGVVYGTRFFGSAADHPTDPALHTRLDFDQAFGTALNRFCCQSVIGEPLTLFGLGNQRRGFLPICDSMQCLTLAVDNPPEAGDYRVFNQFEETYTISELAAKVAAVASGMGLDPRIRRIENPRKEMEEHHYNPDHDHLLALGYQPTRDMDSELRAMLEDLLPHQDRIAAKRDVLLPDIRWDGSRRRSAFLDKAASLDAGNGAGTGSAAETTHHDQPGQVEPMVDPVLARAR, encoded by the coding sequence ATCACGCGCGTTCTCATAGCAGGCATCGACGGCTACCTCGGCTGGCCGTTGGCGCAGTACCTGACTGCCCGCGGCCACGAGGTTTCCGGCATCGATGCCGGCTTCCGTCGCGAGTGGGTCGCCGAGATGGGCGGCCGCTCCGCTCTCCCGGTCGCGTCCGTCGAGGAGCGGCTCGACGCCTTCGAGTCCGCCTACGACCGGTGTCCGCATCTGGTTCAGGGCGACCTGACCGACAAGGACGTGGTGTACCGGCTGTTCGAAGACGTCCGGCCGGAGGCGATCGTCCACCTGGGCGAATGCCCCTCGGCGCCTTACTCGATGATCGACGCGGATCACGCGATCTGGGTGCAGCGCAACAACATCGAGGGGACGATGAACGTGCTCTACGCGATGCGCGACCTGGCGCCGAAGGCACACCTGGTCAAGCTCGGCACGATGGGCGAGTACGGCACGCCGAACCTGGACATCCCCGAGGGATTCTTCGAGATCGAGTACCGCGGCCGCCACGACCGCCTGCCCTTCCCCCGCCAGGCCGGCTCCTGGTACCACTGGAGCAAGGTCCACGACAGCAACAACGTGATGTTCGCGTGCCGCATCTTCGGGCTCAGGGCCACCGACGTGATGCAGGGCGTCGTCTACGGCACCCGCTTCTTCGGTAGCGCCGCCGACCACCCCACCGACCCCGCGCTCCACACCCGGCTCGACTTCGACCAGGCCTTCGGCACCGCCCTCAACCGCTTCTGCTGCCAGTCGGTCATCGGCGAACCGCTGACCCTGTTCGGGCTCGGCAACCAACGCCGCGGCTTCCTGCCGATCTGTGACTCGATGCAGTGCCTGACCCTGGCGGTCGACAACCCGCCCGAAGCCGGCGACTACCGCGTGTTCAACCAGTTCGAGGAGACCTACACGATCTCGGAGCTCGCCGCCAAGGTCGCGGCGGTCGCTTCCGGTATGGGTCTCGATCCGCGAATCCGCCGCATCGAGAATCCGCGCAAGGAAATGGAAGAGCACCACTACAACCCGGACCACGACCACCTGCTGGCGCTGGGCTACCAGCCGACCCGCGACATGGACTCCGAGCTCCGGGCGATGCTGGAAGACCTCCTGCCGCACCAGGACCGGATCGCAGCGAAGCGGGACGTGCTGCTTCCCGATATCCGCTGGGACGGCAGCCGGCGGAGATCCGCCTTTCTGGACAAGGCAGCCAGCCTCGACGCCGGCAACGGCGCCGGGACAGGATCAGCGGCCGAGACGACGCACCACGACCAGCCGGGCCAGGTCGAACCGATGGTCGATCCGGTACTCGCACGGGCTCGGTAG
- a CDS encoding GNAT family N-acetyltransferase: MDRVRTVRDVLLRPSTESELPRLSELTEVVYGVRREPEVLRWLLFHPGPGPEVESSVAERHGRIVGHVASLHCRYRVHGGTVTGAHRMLWMVEHAARGRAGVPLAGRTPDTDFEVVLGGTAATKAMLVMRGFREAGEALEVRLGTAAAGVATTGQTGLALSDFDPAAAGPAAPRDTLVNLAEPDHLAWLAACPEHDGLLFTLERSGEPLGPVLLYVNRANDPPTGRIVHMPHLAEGADLALGVFLDRLGREGCAEVTVLTTEDGLLRATEALGGEVFYRRPLWFRNPNRAVEPARFYLTYMEGDLAYRRV; the protein is encoded by the coding sequence ATGGATCGGGTGCGTACGGTTCGGGACGTCCTGCTGCGCCCGAGTACCGAGAGCGAACTCCCTCGTCTCTCCGAACTGACCGAGGTCGTCTACGGCGTCCGGCGCGAGCCGGAGGTTCTGCGGTGGCTTCTCTTTCATCCCGGTCCGGGGCCGGAGGTCGAGTCTTCCGTCGCCGAACGGCATGGTCGAATCGTCGGCCACGTGGCTTCGTTGCACTGCCGCTACCGGGTCCATGGCGGAACGGTGACGGGTGCGCACCGGATGCTGTGGATGGTTGAACACGCTGCGAGGGGCAGAGCCGGCGTCCCCCTTGCCGGCCGAACGCCCGACACGGACTTCGAGGTCGTCCTCGGCGGCACCGCCGCCACCAAGGCCATGCTGGTCATGCGCGGCTTTCGCGAGGCCGGCGAGGCGCTCGAAGTGCGTCTGGGCACCGCGGCGGCGGGCGTCGCCACGACCGGGCAGACCGGCCTGGCGCTGTCCGACTTCGATCCGGCGGCGGCCGGCCCGGCCGCTCCGCGGGACACGCTGGTCAATCTCGCCGAACCGGATCACCTGGCGTGGCTGGCGGCCTGTCCGGAGCACGACGGCCTGCTGTTCACTTTGGAACGATCCGGGGAGCCGCTGGGTCCGGTCCTGCTCTACGTCAACCGGGCGAACGATCCACCCACCGGCCGGATCGTCCACATGCCACATCTCGCGGAGGGTGCCGACCTGGCCCTTGGGGTTTTCCTCGACCGGCTGGGCCGGGAAGGGTGTGCCGAGGTGACCGTCCTGACCACGGAAGATGGCCTGTTGCGGGCCACGGAGGCGCTGGGGGGCGAGGTCTTCTACCGGCGTCCGCTCTGGTTCCGCAACCCGAACCGGGCCGTTGAGCCGGCCCGCTTCTATCTCACCTACATGGAGGGGGATCTCGCCTACCGGCGGGTGTGA
- a CDS encoding DEAD/DEAH box helicase family protein — translation MILKDYQRRTLTAVDDFLTALTRWHEKDAQARDFDPEIGFDWVERAWRECTPRRYTPRTDGSGRVLPAFCLKVPTGGGKTLIAINVIDRVNVTFRVRQTGMVLWIVPSAQIYRQTLSALRDRGHFYRQRLDVASGGRTLILEKTDGFSPRDVAENLCVLILMLPSANRETKEQLRMFRDSGGFDQFFPDQGDPKAHEEILGRTPNLDTFDVGHELWGPQIKTSLGNTLRLLRPLVILDEGHKTYGRLARGTIEGFNPCAVVELSATPAPEANVLVEILGQELLAEEMIKLDLHIHCREDVDWRDTLLAAADHRQRLEGQAREYEAATGTHIRPICVIQVERTGKDQRGAGFVHAEDVREYLQQSQHIQAHEIAVKSSAKDELKEVDDIGGLLSPDCQIRYIITKQALQEGWDCPFAYVLAILTQPSSQTGLTQLVGRILRQPYARKTNVPALDESYVFCFRRRGAEMLKQVRRGFGKEGLGDLGGRIVDEADDQALRRRQTTRRQRDHFQEAARDLVLPAFMIDDQDRWRPVRYEADILSRVDWAAIDVSPLFDLALGDSPVGGLDLRVGLESSSRFAAETGQDDSGTTLDYALATNHLIDLVPNPWRGYDLAKRLFGELLKRHPAKQVHAHFVHLLGELRRQVAIERDRLARAAFGEMLDSGRMRFLVAAEDFGFNRLPHEIEAPEGKQANRDDGGQFELNLFERTDEDEFNILENKVATYLDRQERLFFWYRNRSRKDYYVQGWRRGRIYADFILTLKPDEPDPDDPFHRVFVLETKGLHLEEATDTSYKRSVFDLCNAHARRADWAEFVPAMRGRPTRFEVVDEKEWEQRLTALLATD, via the coding sequence ATGATCCTGAAGGACTATCAGCGACGGACGCTGACCGCCGTTGACGACTTTCTGACCGCCCTGACGCGCTGGCACGAGAAGGATGCCCAGGCGCGGGATTTCGATCCCGAGATCGGGTTCGACTGGGTCGAACGGGCCTGGAGGGAATGCACGCCGCGGCGCTACACGCCGCGCACTGACGGTTCAGGCCGCGTGCTGCCGGCCTTCTGCCTCAAGGTCCCCACGGGCGGCGGCAAGACGTTGATCGCCATCAACGTCATCGATCGCGTCAACGTGACCTTTCGAGTGCGGCAGACGGGCATGGTGCTCTGGATCGTTCCGTCCGCGCAGATCTACCGGCAGACGCTCTCGGCCCTCAGGGATCGCGGCCATTTCTACCGGCAGCGGCTGGATGTCGCTTCGGGCGGGCGAACCCTGATTCTCGAGAAGACCGACGGCTTCAGCCCCCGTGACGTGGCGGAGAACCTGTGCGTTCTCATACTGATGCTGCCCTCCGCGAACCGGGAGACGAAGGAGCAACTTCGGATGTTCCGCGACAGCGGCGGCTTCGATCAGTTCTTCCCGGATCAGGGCGACCCGAAAGCCCACGAGGAGATCCTCGGGCGAACGCCGAACCTCGACACCTTCGACGTCGGCCACGAACTCTGGGGACCCCAGATCAAGACCTCCCTGGGCAACACGCTGCGCCTGCTGCGGCCCCTAGTCATCCTCGACGAGGGACACAAGACGTACGGGAGGCTCGCCCGGGGCACGATCGAGGGCTTCAACCCCTGCGCGGTCGTCGAACTGTCGGCAACCCCGGCGCCCGAAGCCAATGTTCTGGTCGAGATCCTGGGCCAGGAGCTTCTGGCAGAAGAGATGATCAAACTGGATCTCCACATCCACTGTCGGGAGGATGTCGACTGGCGCGACACGCTCCTCGCCGCGGCGGACCATCGCCAGCGCCTGGAGGGCCAAGCCCGGGAGTACGAAGCGGCCACGGGCACCCACATCCGCCCCATCTGCGTCATCCAGGTGGAGCGAACGGGGAAGGACCAGCGCGGCGCCGGCTTCGTGCATGCGGAGGATGTCCGCGAGTACCTGCAACAGAGTCAGCACATTCAGGCACACGAGATCGCGGTCAAGTCGAGCGCGAAGGACGAGTTGAAAGAGGTCGACGACATCGGCGGTCTGCTCTCGCCCGACTGCCAGATTCGCTACATCATCACGAAGCAGGCGCTCCAGGAAGGATGGGATTGCCCCTTCGCCTACGTCCTCGCCATCCTGACCCAACCCTCGTCGCAAACCGGCCTGACGCAGCTCGTCGGTCGCATCCTGCGCCAGCCCTACGCTCGAAAGACGAACGTGCCCGCCCTGGACGAGAGCTACGTGTTCTGCTTCAGGCGGCGGGGAGCCGAAATGCTGAAGCAGGTTCGCCGGGGGTTCGGCAAGGAAGGCCTGGGGGACCTCGGCGGCCGGATCGTCGACGAAGCGGACGATCAGGCACTCCGGCGACGCCAAACCACGCGGCGACAACGCGACCACTTCCAGGAAGCTGCTCGGGATCTCGTTTTGCCGGCCTTCATGATCGACGATCAGGATCGTTGGAGACCGGTCCGTTACGAGGCGGACATCCTGTCGCGGGTCGACTGGGCGGCCATCGACGTGAGTCCCCTCTTCGACCTGGCCCTCGGTGACTCGCCGGTTGGAGGGCTCGACCTGCGCGTCGGCCTCGAATCCTCATCGCGCTTCGCGGCGGAAACCGGACAGGATGACAGCGGCACGACACTCGACTACGCGCTCGCCACGAACCACCTGATCGACCTCGTGCCGAATCCCTGGCGAGGCTACGACCTCGCCAAACGGCTGTTCGGTGAACTTCTGAAGCGCCACCCGGCGAAACAGGTCCACGCCCACTTCGTACATCTGCTCGGCGAGCTCAGGAGACAGGTGGCCATCGAGCGCGACCGCCTGGCCCGAGCGGCCTTCGGCGAGATGCTGGACAGCGGGCGGATGCGCTTTCTCGTTGCCGCCGAAGACTTCGGCTTCAACCGACTGCCACACGAGATCGAGGCGCCCGAGGGGAAGCAGGCCAACCGGGACGACGGCGGCCAGTTCGAGCTGAACCTCTTCGAGCGAACGGACGAGGACGAGTTCAACATCCTGGAGAACAAGGTGGCGACCTACCTCGACCGGCAAGAGAGGCTGTTCTTCTGGTATCGCAACCGGTCCCGCAAGGACTACTACGTTCAGGGCTGGCGGCGCGGCCGTATCTACGCCGACTTCATCCTGACGCTGAAGCCGGACGAACCGGATCCGGACGACCCGTTCCACCGCGTGTTCGTGCTGGAAACGAAGGGGCTGCACCTGGAGGAGGCGACCGACACGAGCTACAAGCGGTCCGTGTTCGATCTCTGCAACGCGCATGCGAGACGCGCGGACTGGGCCGAGTTCGTTCCCGCCATGCGCGGCCGGCCGACGCGGTTCGAGGTGGTCGACGAAAAGGAGTGGGAGCAGCGGCTCACGGCGCTTCTGGCGACGGACTGA